A genomic region of Deinococcus sp. KSM4-11 contains the following coding sequences:
- the gatA gene encoding Asp-tRNA(Asn)/Glu-tRNA(Gln) amidotransferase subunit GatA, translated as MSGLHTATSLVRAVLARETTPSDLLTETLARAEAAAALNALVSLNPHAGAQAEAVEARVAAGEPLPLAGLPVIVKDNINVTGTRTTCGSRILDRYVSPYTATAAQRLLDAGAVIVGKANMDEFAMGSSTESSASGPTLNPWDTDRVPGGSSGGSAAVVAAGISSVALGSDTGGSVRQPAALCGVYGLKPTYGRVSRYGLVAYASSLDQIGPLAHHAEDLALLMNVIAGHDPRDATSLDAPPKFRAGTPDDLRGLRVGVIRESLDGNTQGVTSTLTSTLDALRSAGATVQEISIPELKYAIAAYYLIAMPEASSNLARFDGMVYGHREPGADVTASMTLTRERGFGREVQRRIMIGTYALSSGYYDAYYSRAMKIRRRLADSFAAAFQSVDVLITPTSPFPAFRRGEKSSDPLAMYAADVDTVAVNLAGLPALSVPMGFETVNGTELPIGIQFIAPALHDELLVRISGGLEGLGVVQARVAPAFA; from the coding sequence ATGTCCGGCCTGCACACTGCCACCTCCCTCGTCCGAGCCGTCCTGGCCCGCGAGACCACGCCGAGCGATCTGCTCACCGAGACCCTGGCCCGAGCCGAGGCGGCCGCCGCCCTGAACGCGCTCGTGAGCCTCAATCCGCACGCCGGGGCGCAGGCTGAGGCGGTCGAAGCCCGCGTGGCCGCTGGCGAGCCCCTGCCATTGGCGGGCCTGCCGGTCATCGTGAAGGACAACATCAACGTGACCGGCACCCGCACCACCTGCGGCAGCCGCATCCTCGACCGATACGTCAGCCCGTACACGGCCACCGCCGCGCAGCGCCTGCTGGACGCCGGGGCGGTGATTGTCGGCAAGGCCAACATGGACGAATTCGCCATGGGATCCAGCACCGAGAGCAGCGCCAGCGGCCCCACCCTGAACCCCTGGGACACGGATCGCGTGCCCGGCGGCAGCAGTGGCGGGAGCGCGGCCGTGGTGGCTGCCGGGATCAGTTCCGTCGCGCTGGGCAGCGACACGGGTGGCAGCGTCCGGCAACCGGCGGCCCTGTGCGGCGTGTACGGCCTGAAACCCACCTACGGCCGCGTCAGCCGCTATGGGCTGGTGGCCTATGCGAGCAGCCTCGACCAGATCGGGCCGCTCGCGCACCACGCCGAAGACCTTGCCCTGCTGATGAACGTCATCGCCGGACACGACCCCCGCGACGCGACCAGCCTGGATGCTCCCCCTAAGTTCCGGGCGGGCACCCCGGATGACCTGCGCGGCCTGCGCGTGGGGGTGATCCGCGAGAGCTTGGACGGCAACACCCAGGGCGTGACCTCGACATTGACCTCCACCTTGGACGCCCTGCGCTCTGCGGGCGCGACCGTGCAGGAGATCAGCATTCCGGAACTGAAGTACGCCATCGCCGCGTATTACCTGATCGCCATGCCGGAAGCCAGCTCGAACCTCGCGCGCTTCGACGGCATGGTCTACGGCCACCGCGAACCCGGCGCGGACGTCACAGCCAGCATGACCCTCACGCGCGAACGCGGATTCGGACGGGAAGTGCAGCGCCGCATCATGATCGGCACGTACGCCCTGAGCAGCGGCTACTACGACGCGTACTATTCCCGCGCCATGAAGATCCGCCGCCGCCTCGCGGATTCCTTCGCCGCCGCCTTCCAGAGTGTGGACGTCCTCATCACGCCGACCAGTCCATTCCCGGCCTTCCGGCGGGGCGAGAAGTCCAGCGATCCCCTGGCCATGTACGCCGCCGACGTGGACACCGTGGCTGTGAACCTCGCCGGCCTGCCCGCCCTGAGCGTCCCCATGGGCTTCGAGACCGTGAACGGGACGGAATTGCCCATCGGGATTCAGTTCATCGCCCCCGCCCTGCACGACGAACTGCTCGTGCGAATCTCGGGCGGACTGGAGGGACTGGGAGTCGTTCAGGCCAGAGTCGCTCCCGCCTTCGCCTGA
- a CDS encoding DUF4388 domain-containing protein yields the protein MTNTTASLETFDFLELLYLLTDQGRSGVLTVFRPDGQFQAWIEGGRVRHLEFGRDRGTKALVTLMADPRGRFQFDEGLTHSDPRMDSPLDEVTLEVLDALPPPPLGFDGPARFTSRERLGRLRWTLREQATLQMVDAQRPVAEIGVDPEARRLLEKLHRIGLLTSRKSRVARLTVTVTREVQGVALVDELIFKRWKEDTVRHPQSIAVRTDDGEVYTLPVRSGSNLAALLMLPPELLMRTGLRAGDSVLVRPI from the coding sequence ATGACGAACACCACGGCCAGCCTCGAAACTTTCGATTTTCTGGAACTCCTGTACCTGCTGACGGATCAGGGTCGCAGTGGCGTCCTGACGGTCTTCCGGCCGGACGGTCAGTTTCAGGCGTGGATCGAGGGCGGCCGCGTCCGTCACCTGGAGTTCGGACGCGACCGGGGTACCAAGGCGCTCGTCACGCTGATGGCCGACCCGCGCGGGCGCTTCCAGTTCGATGAGGGCCTCACGCACTCCGATCCACGGATGGATTCCCCCCTGGACGAGGTGACCCTGGAGGTGCTGGACGCCCTGCCGCCGCCACCGCTGGGCTTCGACGGCCCGGCCCGCTTCACGTCCAGGGAGCGCCTAGGCCGACTCCGCTGGACCCTGCGGGAACAGGCCACCTTGCAGATGGTGGACGCCCAACGGCCGGTGGCGGAGATCGGCGTGGATCCGGAGGCCCGGCGCCTGCTGGAAAAACTGCACCGGATCGGTCTGCTCACCAGCCGCAAGTCCCGCGTGGCCCGCCTGACTGTGACGGTCACGCGCGAGGTGCAGGGGGTGGCCCTGGTCGATGAACTGATCTTCAAACGCTGGAAGGAAGATACGGTGCGTCACCCCCAGAGCATTGCCGTGCGTACCGATGACGGTGAGGTGTACACCTTGCCGGTGCGGAGCGGCAGCAACCTCGCCGCGCTGCTGATGCTCCCCCCGGAACTGCTGATGCGTACGGGTCTGCGGGCGGGCGACAGTGTCCTCGTGCGTCCCATCTGA